The nucleotide sequence AAGACGGACAGGAAGTAGAACAGGAAGCCCAGGGTTCCACTCAGGCCCAAAATACCTGAAAATTGGGTTGTTAATTGAGTTGAAACACCATAAATTAGGCCCAATTACCCGCAGCGCAGCCCGAGATGGCAGCCATCGAGGTTCGGCAGTACTCCACGGCGGATATGTTGTTCCGGATGGCGCCCTCGCTGTAGGCGATGATTTCGCCCGTCTTGGACTGCGTGGTCTTCACTCggttcattttaattaa is from Drosophila suzukii chromosome 3, CBGP_Dsuzu_IsoJpt1.0, whole genome shotgun sequence and encodes:
- the EMC6 gene encoding ER membrane protein complex subunit 6, coding for MNRVKTTQSKTGEIIAYSEGAIRNNISAVEYCRTSMAAISGCAAGILGLSGTLGFLFYFLSVFVLWILVLLKSGTQWRKFFINRRNLLTNQFMGGLCTYVLFWTFLYGMVHVY